The DNA region AGCATCATTGTCCTGGTTTTTTCTATGTCATTAAATGAGTTAGTGGCAGCACCTGTTCCCAGTATTGCTCCCATTCCGGCCGCAGTTGGGGCATGGCACACCCTTGCACAGCCATCCACATTGTTAGTACCAAGCACAATCCTTGCAAACTTCTGGGAAAGATAGTTTTCCTCGTTAGTTGCCCTGGATGATCCGAGAACACCAACCGAATCTTGCCCGTACTTGGAGAGTAATCTTTTAAAGTTGTCAGCAACAACTTTTATGGCTACCGCCCATGTTGTTTTCTTCCATTCACCGTTTTCCCTGATCATAGGTTCAGTGATTCTGTCTGGTGAATCTACAAAGCCGAAAGAATAGCGGCCCTTGACACAGAGGTGCCCCTTGCTCACAGGAGAATCTTGCACCGGGAGAATCTCGACGATTTTGTCGTCAATTGTGCCTATGCTGATCTCGCATCCTGTGCCGCAGTACGGACAAACGCTTCTTGTGTATTTCTCTGGATATCCTTCAGTGAGTACGGCGAGATCCTCAATGGCTCCTGTAGGGCAGGTGTCAGCGCACGCCCCGCAGCTAACGCAGGAACTGTCCCTCAGGCTTTTGCCGCCGTCTGCGAGGATCTCTACCATTGGTCCCCTGTTCCACTTCTGCCAGACAAACTGACCCTGAACCTCATCGCATATCCTTACACATCTATAACAGTCGATACATTTATCCATGTCAACATAAATGAACGGGTGATCCGTCTCACTTGCTGAGAACGAAATCCTTTCCTTTACGGTTGCTGGTATCATGCCATAGTGTTCCAGATGATGATAGAATTCCTTTCTTCTGTCAAGTCCTGAGAGATCCATTTCGCCGTTCCTGGTCAACAAGCGAAGCGTTGTTTTTCTCTCATTCTCAATGTCTTCTGGAAACGCTTCAATTTTCATGCCATCCTGGATCATAGTTGTGCACGACGTCTCCGGCCGCGTCCTTCCATTTATTCTGACAATGCAGAGCCTACATCCTCCATATTCTTCAAGCCTATCATCATGACAGAGAGTTGGTATCTCTATGCCCATTTCCCTGGCTGCCTTCAGCACAGTAATCTGTTCCGGAAATGATTGCTCCTTTCCATCTATGGTTACTCGAAACACGCGCTCACCTCCTCGTGATAATTCGCTGTGGCGCTTTTCAGAAATTCGCCGAGACCACTGCCCAAACCACAGAGGCTCGTGTTCAGAAGGGTGTCGGAAAGGATATCGTATTCCTTTTCTGCCCAACTTTTTCCCTTTAATCGTTCCGTGAATATCTCCTCGACCGCTTTGCTGCCTAGTCTACACGGGGTGCATTTGCCACAGGATTCATAAGCTACGAACGATGCAACGTGTGCGATCAGTTCTCTAATGGATGTTCTATGGTCAAAGGCCACTATTCCTCCATGTCCGAGTTCTCCGCCGATAGATCTCATCTCTTCATATCCAATCTTGGTACCGAGCTTTGATGGTGGAATTATGCCGGCAATTGGGCCGCCCACGATGACTCCTTTCAATGTCCCGGATTTCAGACCACCGCCAATCACGTTGACAACCTCATCAAGTGTTGTTCCGAGTTCAACCTCATAAAGCCCCGGGTTTCTGAAAAGCGAATTGAGGGATATTGCCTTGGTCCCCCTGCTCCTTGAGAATCCAAGTTCAGAAAAGCGATCTGCGCCGTTGTTTATAATCCATGGGATATTAGCCAGAGTTTCCACATTATTTACTAGTGTGGGTTTTCCGAAGAGACCTCTTTCCGTTGGATAGGGCGGTCTTACAGAAACTTCTGGCCTCTTACCTTCAATGGATCTGAGCAGTGCAGTTTCCTCTCCACAAACATAACTGCCCATTCCGGGAACTACTTTGATTTCAAAGTTAAAACGAGAACCAAGAATTCCGGGTCCGACAAACCCAACTGATCTTGAGTCCTCTACTGCTTTAGTTACAACCTCCAAAGCACGCGGGTACTCCCTTCTGATGTAAATATATCCAACTTCTGCACCAGTGGCGTATCCTGCTATTATCGTAGATTCTATGAGCTTGAATGGATCATACTCCATTATCATCCTATCAATGTAGGCTCCGGAGTCACCTTCGTCAGCGTTTACTACTACATATTTCTCCATTGAAGGCTGGGCAAGAACAGACGCCCACTTCTTCCCCGTTGGGAATCCAGCCCCTCCCCGCCCCCTCAGTGAAGATCTGTCAATCTCATTTACAATGGCCCCGGGAGTCATTTTCAGTGCTTTCCTGAGTGCCATGAATCCACCGGATTTTACATACTCATTCACCGTTGTCATCGGTCCCTTCACAACGTTATCCAGGACGATTGCCGTGCGCGATTTTATTTCCACCTTTGGCACAGTATCTTTCTCGGAAGATGCGGGAGACTCATAACACTTACCAAGACAATAGGTTCTCGTGGGCTGCCTCATTGCAGCTTCAAAAGTCGACTCATCGTTTAACCTTGCGACAAAACATGCTGTGCCAGAACAGTATTCTGTTCCTTCACTTTCAGTCGGAAACGAGTAAAACGATTCGATCTGCCTGATATTCGCTCGCTTGAATGCCAAAACTACACCAGGATATCATTGATTGAAATCTATTTATAATATTGACCTCATACTTCAGTGGTTGTATTAAAATATATCAATTATC from Thermoplasmataceae archaeon includes:
- a CDS encoding NADH-ubiquinone oxidoreductase-F iron-sulfur binding region domain-containing protein; the protein is MAFKRANIRQIESFYSFPTESEGTEYCSGTACFVARLNDESTFEAAMRQPTRTYCLGKCYESPASSEKDTVPKVEIKSRTAIVLDNVVKGPMTTVNEYVKSGGFMALRKALKMTPGAIVNEIDRSSLRGRGGAGFPTGKKWASVLAQPSMEKYVVVNADEGDSGAYIDRMIMEYDPFKLIESTIIAGYATGAEVGYIYIRREYPRALEVVTKAVEDSRSVGFVGPGILGSRFNFEIKVVPGMGSYVCGEETALLRSIEGKRPEVSVRPPYPTERGLFGKPTLVNNVETLANIPWIINNGADRFSELGFSRSRGTKAISLNSLFRNPGLYEVELGTTLDEVVNVIGGGLKSGTLKGVIVGGPIAGIIPPSKLGTKIGYEEMRSIGGELGHGGIVAFDHRTSIRELIAHVASFVAYESCGKCTPCRLGSKAVEEIFTERLKGKSWAEKEYDILSDTLLNTSLCGLGSGLGEFLKSATANYHEEVSACFE